Part of the Synergistes jonesii genome is shown below.
CCCTTTCGCGCGCCGCAAAAGCGCAGGAGGCGGCAAGAAGCGCCGCGGCCAAAGCTATGAGCATGCAGATCGTTTTTTTCATTTTAGATATCTCCTTCGAATCGCCCGTTTAAACGCGGAAAATATTTCCCCGCTTCAAAAAATATCTTATCACAACGGCGTATTTTAGGAGCGTTTTTTGGCTACCGCGCCCTTTATCCACTTCCATTCGGGGCAGCGCGCCAGCACAGTCGAAGCCGCGTAGACGGAGGCGCCGCCTCCCGCCGCAGCAAACAGCCACAGGAGGCGCAGCGCGACGCCGGAGCTTTTAGGATAGGGCGCGAAAAACTTCAGCGCGAACAGGAATGCCGCAAGCAGCAGCAGCGGCGGCACGAGGCGAAAGAGCCATTTTACTTCCAGTATAGAGAGCTTTTCCCCTATGCTGCGCGAGAGCAGCCGCGCCGCGAATATCGCGGCCGAAGTGAAGGCAGCTGCGGAGGCCGCGGCAAGACCGGCGTAGCCGAAGCTCCGCATCAGCAGCACGCTCGCGCCGAGGTTGACGCAGACCGTTACGCCCGTTACCATCACGGCGGCGCGCGGCATGCGCCTTGCGTAGATCGCGCGCATTATTATCGTATTGCTCGCCATGCCGGGGAGCCCGAGCGCGTAGAGCGAAAGCGCGGTGGAAGTAGCCTTCCACGCCCATTCGGAGAAGGCGCCGCGGTAAAAGAGTATGTGCACGACCTCGCCGGAAACGGCGGCGAGCCCGACGGCGACGGGCAGGATGACGAAAAGGTTGAAGCGTATCGCGTCGCGCGCGAAATCGCGGAATTCGGCGGTCTTATTCGGGTCCTGCCGCGAAAGCATCGGAAGCACAGCCTGCGATATCGTTATCACAAAAAGTCCGAGAGGCAGCTGAAGCACGCGGTCCGCATATGTGAGCACGGAGATGGAGCCGGCCGAAAGGAAAGAGCCGAGCATCCTGCTTATCACAGGGTTGAGCTGATTGAGCGAGAGCCCGGCGGCGTAGGGAAGGAAGAGCGCCATCATGCTGCGCAGCTGCGCGTCGTTTTTGCGCGGCACGGCCGGGCGCAGCGGCATTTTCAGCTTCGAGCACCAGCAGAGCTGCAGCAGCATATGGAAGAGCCCGCCGATAAGTACTGCGAACGCGAGGTTCCACACCGAAAGATGTTTTCTCGTAGCGACTAGGAAGAGTATATAGGCTAAGTTGCTGACCGCCGGCGCGACGGCGGGGATGAAGAAGCTGCCCATGCTGTTCAGCACGCCCATCGCCAGCGCGCCGACGGATACGAGTATCAGGAAGGGGAACATCGCGCGCGAAAGGGCTATCGCGAGCGCGCGCTCCGCAGGAGCGAAGCCGGGCGCCATTATGTCGACGATCGCCGGCGCAAGCAACACTCCGGCCGCTATCACGGCCGAACAGCCGAGTATCAGGATTGAGAGCGCTTCATTCGAAAGCCTGCGGGCCCTTTCACATCCGTCGGCCGCGAGCGAGCGCGAGAACACCGGCACGAAGGAGGCCGAGAGCGCGCCCTCGGCGAGGAGCTGGCGCGACAGATTGGCGATCGTATAGGCGACGAAGAAGGCGTCGAGCTGACGAGTCGCCCCGAAGAGCGCGGCGGTCAGCATTTCGCGGATAAGGCCGAGGATGCGGCTGAGCAAAGTGCCCGCCATCATCCGCATCGCGTGGAAGACCATGCCCGATAACGCATCGGGACGCTTGGTCCCTATGGTAGTCTCTTCGCTTCGCGCTTTGCGCGAAGAGGGACCCGCGCAGCCCGATAACGCATCCGGACGCTTGGCCCTTTCCTCTTCGGTTATTTCCGGCTCGTTCGAGCCGTTCGTCTGGCTTTCTTCCATTACCAGGTGAAGTCTTCTCCGAGATAGAACTTTTTAGCGTCTTTGTTTTCCGTGATGTACTCCGGCTCGCCTTCGAGGAAGACTTTGCCTTCGTATATGAGGCAGGCGCGGTCCGTTATTTTCAGCGTGTCGCGGACGTTGTGGTCCGTCAGGAGTATGCCGTAGCCGCGCTCCTTGAGGTCGCGGATCATCGACTGGAGGTCCGCGACGGCGATCGGGTCGATGCCGCTGAAGGGCTCGTCAAGGAGTATGAAGAGAGGTTCCATCGCAAGGCAGCGCGCTATCTCGACGCGGCGGCGTTCTCCCCCGGAGAGCGCATGGGCTTTAGTGTCCTCAAGGCGCGAGAGGCCGTATTCTTTGAGCAGCCCCGTTATCTTCTCGCCGCGTTCGTCGCTCTCCATTCCCGATTCTTCGAGCACCAGGTCGAGATTTTGGCGCACCGTGAGGCTCCTGAAGACCGAAGGCTCCTGCGGAAGGTAGCCTATCCCGGCCCTCGCGCGGCGGTACATCGGCATGCCGGAGAGCGAGACGCCGCCGAGCGTGACGTTGCCGCTTTCGGGCAGTATCCGGCCGA
Proteins encoded:
- the murJ gene encoding murein biosynthesis integral membrane protein MurJ, which encodes MEESQTNGSNEPEITEEERAKRPDALSGCAGPSSRKARSEETTIGTKRPDALSGMVFHAMRMMAGTLLSRILGLIREMLTAALFGATRQLDAFFVAYTIANLSRQLLAEGALSASFVPVFSRSLAADGCERARRLSNEALSILILGCSAVIAAGVLLAPAIVDIMAPGFAPAERALAIALSRAMFPFLILVSVGALAMGVLNSMGSFFIPAVAPAVSNLAYILFLVATRKHLSVWNLAFAVLIGGLFHMLLQLCWCSKLKMPLRPAVPRKNDAQLRSMMALFLPYAAGLSLNQLNPVISRMLGSFLSAGSISVLTYADRVLQLPLGLFVITISQAVLPMLSRQDPNKTAEFRDFARDAIRFNLFVILPVAVGLAAVSGEVVHILFYRGAFSEWAWKATSTALSLYALGLPGMASNTIIMRAIYARRMPRAAVMVTGVTVCVNLGASVLLMRSFGYAGLAAASAAAFTSAAIFAARLLSRSIGEKLSILEVKWLFRLVPPLLLLAAFLFALKFFAPYPKSSGVALRLLWLFAAAGGGASVYAASTVLARCPEWKWIKGAVAKKRS
- the lptB gene encoding LPS export ABC transporter ATP-binding protein, producing MAQLDGKRSAVLRTEKLVKSFSGRRVVDEVSLEIKSGEILGLLGPNGAGKSTTFYMIVGRILPESGNVTLGGVSLSGMPMYRRARAGIGYLPQEPSVFRSLTVRQNLDLVLEESGMESDERGEKITGLLKEYGLSRLEDTKAHALSGGERRRVEIARCLAMEPLFILLDEPFSGIDPIAVADLQSMIRDLKERGYGILLTDHNVRDTLKITDRACLIYEGKVFLEGEPEYITENKDAKKFYLGEDFTW